The following are encoded in a window of Artemia franciscana chromosome 5, ASM3288406v1, whole genome shotgun sequence genomic DNA:
- the LOC136026864 gene encoding uncharacterized protein LOC136026864 isoform X30, with translation MHEYNQIQCSKSNKMNKFVVLSLVATVISAEFAPRFRREDFKLAFGEEDKNSGLPLLHEEADEKWKTPTRRRREELNKRQEELKAEEADEKYRPGYQSGFGNGLQSGFGNGLQSGFGNGLQSGYGNGLLNNYYTGIGQTGLGYGGLSSGYGNGFNQGFGYGYQPGSGFGGANGQYSNLSPLYRPSQNYNSYGLNVDLRKKEAKNRNLESPAGDTTESTRHRRKAPKGKAIEGAISFPKELGKEKQGYEGYGGQGQGQQGEFSGSQNGFEQNSAQGGQGGYEQGGQGGYEQGGQGGFGQGGQGGQGGFGQGEQGGQSGYGQGGQGGFGQGGEGEQGGFEQGGQGGYGQGGQGGQGEQGGFGQGGQGGYGQGGQGGQGGQGGQGGFGQGGQGEQGGFGQGGYEQGGQSGYEQGGQGGQGGYEQGGQGGQGGFGQDGQGEQGGFGQGGQGGQGGQGGFGQGGQGEQGGFGQGGYEQGGHGGYEQNGQGGQGGQGGFGQGRYEQGGQGSYEQGGQGEQGGYGQGGQGSFGQDSEQGGEGGSQGGQSGAEGLGQEGIGGGTGQSIGLGVQGGYGGFSPELGGLGQGSALVGSYSGGLFDGGLGSTGILNSPLTNSFQSNIDPVGLLSSGIPAGLGAGYGLQDSSITSTSFVSQTQSGASGLGFGNGINSGIHGYYPGSGFGGANVQFANVGPLGRPSLEYHVPGFSVSLRSNKPTASKNTELRNKPPK, from the exons CACCCACAAGAAGACGCCGAGAAGAACTAAATAAAAGACAAGAAGAGCTCAAAGCAGAAGAAGCAGATGAAAAATATCGCC CGGGCTACCAAAGTGGATTTGGAAATGGACTCCAAAGTGGATTTGGAAATGGACTCCAAAGTGGATTTGGAAATGGACTCCAAAGTGGATATGGAAATGGACTCctaaataattattatactGGGATTGGGCAAACCGGTCTTGGCTATGGTGGCCTTTCTAGTGGGTATGGCAATGGCTTTAACCAAGGTTTTGGCTACGGTTACCAGCCTGGATCTGGATTTGGAGGAGCAAATGGACAGTATAGCAACCTAAGTCCTCTTTATAGACCCTCTCAGAACTATAACTCATATGGTTTAAATGTTGATTTAAGGAAGAAAGAAGCAAAAAACAGAAACCTCGAATCACCTGCTGGGGATACCACAGAAA GCACTCGTCACCGAAGAAAAGCACCAAAGGGAAAAGCGATCGAAGGAGCGATTTCCTTTCCAAAGGAGCTTGGAAAGGAGAAACAAG GTTATGAAGGATATGGAGGCCAAGGTCAAGGTCAACAAGGAGAGTTTAGTGGTTCACAAAACGGGTTTGAACAAAACAGTGCACAAGGTGGCCAAGGTGGCTACGAGCAAGGTGGACAAGGCGGTTATGAACAAGGTGGGCAAGGTGGTTTTGGACAAGGTGGACAAGGGGGGCAAGGTGGTTTTGGGCAAGGTGAACAAGGTGGGCAAAGTGGCTACGGACAAGGGGGGCAAGGTGGTTTTGGACAAGGTGGGGAAGGTGAACAAGGTGGTTTTGAACAAGGTGGGCAAGGTGGCTACGGACAAGGTGGACAAGGGGGGCAAGGTGAACAAGGTGGTTTTGGACAAGGTGGGCAAGGTGGCTACGGACAAGGTGGTCAAGGCGGGCAAG GTGGACAAGGGGGGCAAGGCGGTTTTGGACAAGGGGGGCAAGGTGAACAAGGTGGTTTTGGACAAG GTGGTTATGAACAAGGTGGGCAAAGTGGGTATGAACAAGGTGGACAAGGTGGCCAAGGTGGTTACGAACAAGGTGGACAAGGGGGGCAAGGCGGTTTTGGACAAGATGGGCAAGGTGAACAAGGTGGTTTTGGACAAGGTGGGCAAGGTGGACAAGGGGGGCAAGGTGGTTTTGGACAAGGTGGGCAAGGTGAACAAGGTGGTTTTGGACAAGGTGGTTATGAACAAGGTGGACACGGTGGTTATGAACAAAATGGGCAAGGTGGACAAGGGGGGCAGGGTGGTTTTGGACAAGGTCGCTACGAACAAGGTGGGCAAGGTAGTTATGAGCAAGGTGGGCAAGGTGAACAAGGTGGTTATGGACAAGGTGGGCAAGGTAGTTTTGGACAAGACAGCGAACAAGGCGGGGAAGGTGGTTCACAAGGCGGTCAATCAGGTGCGGAAGGATTGGGACAAGAAGGAATCGGTGGAGGAACAGGACAAAGTATCGGATTAGGAGTACAGGGTGGATATGGCGGTTTCAGTCCTGAATTGGGAGGTCTTGGGCAAGGCAGTGCTCTAGTTGGGAGTTATAGCGGAGGACTATTCGATGGAGGTCTTGGATCAACTGGCATCTTAAATTCACCATTGACGAATAGCTTTCAAAGTAACATCGATCCTGTGGGTTTATTAAGCTCGGGAATCCCTGCAGGACTTGGAGCTGGGTATGGCCTGCAAGACAGCTCGATTACATCAACTAGTTTTgtatcccaaacccaatcaggAGCTAGCGGTCTTGGATTTGGTAATGGCATTAATTCAGGCATTCATGGTTATTATCCTGGATCAGGATTCGGTGGAGCAAATGTTCAATTTGCCAACGTTGGTCCGCTAGGCAGGCCCAGTTTGGAGTATCATGTCCCTGGTTTTTCTGTAAGTTTGAGAAGCAATAAGCCAACCGCAAGCAAGAACACAGAACTGAGAAATAAGCCacctaaatag
- the LOC136026864 gene encoding uncharacterized protein LOC136026864 isoform X4: protein MHEYNQIQCSKSNKMNKFVVLSLVATVISAEFAPRFRREDFKLAFGEEDKNSGLPLLHEEADEKWKTPTRRRREELNKRQEELKAEEADEKYRPGYQSGFGNGLQSGFGNGLQSGFGNGLQSGYGNGLLNNYYTGIGQTGLGYGGLSSGYGNGFNQGFGYGYQPGSGFGGANGQYSNLSPLYRPSQNYNSYGLNVDLRKKEAKNRNLESPAGDTTESTRHRRKAPKGKAIEGAISFPKELGKEKQGYEGYGGQGQGQQGEFSGSQNGFEQNSAQGGQGGYEQGGQGGYEQGGQGGFGQGGQGGQGGFGQGEQGGQSGYGQGGQGGFGQGGEGEQGGFEQGGQGGYGQGGQGGQGEQGGFGQGGQGGYEQGGQGGQGGFGQGGQGEQGGFGQGGQGGYGQGGQGGQGGYEQGGQGGQGGQGGYEQGGQSGYEQGGQGGQGGYEQGGQGGQGGFGQDGQGEQGGFGQGGQGGQGGQGGFGQGGQGEQGGFGQGGYEQGGHGGYEQNGQGGQGGQGGFGQGRYEQGGQGSYEQGGQGEQGGYGQGGQGSFGQDSEQGGEGGSQGGQSGAEGLGQEGIGGGTGQSIGLGVQGGYGGFSPELGGLGQGSALVGSYSGGLFDGGLGSTGILNSPLTNSFQSNIDPVGLLSSGIPAGLGAGYGLQDSSITSTSFVSQTQSGASGLGFGNGINSGIHGYYPGSGFGGANVQFANVGPLGRPSLEYHVPGFSVSLRSNKPTASKNTELRNKPPK, encoded by the exons CACCCACAAGAAGACGCCGAGAAGAACTAAATAAAAGACAAGAAGAGCTCAAAGCAGAAGAAGCAGATGAAAAATATCGCC CGGGCTACCAAAGTGGATTTGGAAATGGACTCCAAAGTGGATTTGGAAATGGACTCCAAAGTGGATTTGGAAATGGACTCCAAAGTGGATATGGAAATGGACTCctaaataattattatactGGGATTGGGCAAACCGGTCTTGGCTATGGTGGCCTTTCTAGTGGGTATGGCAATGGCTTTAACCAAGGTTTTGGCTACGGTTACCAGCCTGGATCTGGATTTGGAGGAGCAAATGGACAGTATAGCAACCTAAGTCCTCTTTATAGACCCTCTCAGAACTATAACTCATATGGTTTAAATGTTGATTTAAGGAAGAAAGAAGCAAAAAACAGAAACCTCGAATCACCTGCTGGGGATACCACAGAAA GCACTCGTCACCGAAGAAAAGCACCAAAGGGAAAAGCGATCGAAGGAGCGATTTCCTTTCCAAAGGAGCTTGGAAAGGAGAAACAAG GTTATGAAGGATATGGAGGCCAAGGTCAAGGTCAACAAGGAGAGTTTAGTGGTTCACAAAACGGGTTTGAACAAAACAGTGCACAAGGTGGCCAAGGTGGCTACGAGCAAGGTGGACAAGGCGGTTATGAACAAGGTGGGCAAGGTGGTTTTGGACAAGGTGGACAAGGGGGGCAAGGTGGTTTTGGGCAAGGTGAACAAGGTGGGCAAAGTGGCTACGGACAAGGGGGGCAAGGTGGTTTTGGACAAGGTGGGGAAGGTGAACAAGGTGGTTTTGAACAAGGTGGGCAAGGTGGCTACGGACAAGGTGGACAAGGGGGGCAAGGTGAACAAGGTGGTTTTGGACAAGGTGGGCAAG GTGGTTACGAACAAGGTGGACAAGGGGGGCAAGGCGGTTTTGGACAAGGGGGGCAAGGTGAACAAGGTGGTTTTGGACAAGGTGGGCAAGGTGGCTACGGACAAGGTGGTCAAGGCGGGCAAG GTGGCTACGAACAAGGTGGGCAAGGTGGACAAGGCGGGCAAGGTGGTTATGAACAAGGTGGGCAAAGTGGGTATGAACAAGGTGGACAAGGTGGCCAAGGTGGTTACGAACAAGGTGGACAAGGGGGGCAAGGCGGTTTTGGACAAGATGGGCAAGGTGAACAAGGTGGTTTTGGACAAGGTGGGCAAGGTGGACAAGGGGGGCAAGGTGGTTTTGGACAAGGTGGGCAAGGTGAACAAGGTGGTTTTGGACAAGGTGGTTATGAACAAGGTGGACACGGTGGTTATGAACAAAATGGGCAAGGTGGACAAGGGGGGCAGGGTGGTTTTGGACAAGGTCGCTACGAACAAGGTGGGCAAGGTAGTTATGAGCAAGGTGGGCAAGGTGAACAAGGTGGTTATGGACAAGGTGGGCAAGGTAGTTTTGGACAAGACAGCGAACAAGGCGGGGAAGGTGGTTCACAAGGCGGTCAATCAGGTGCGGAAGGATTGGGACAAGAAGGAATCGGTGGAGGAACAGGACAAAGTATCGGATTAGGAGTACAGGGTGGATATGGCGGTTTCAGTCCTGAATTGGGAGGTCTTGGGCAAGGCAGTGCTCTAGTTGGGAGTTATAGCGGAGGACTATTCGATGGAGGTCTTGGATCAACTGGCATCTTAAATTCACCATTGACGAATAGCTTTCAAAGTAACATCGATCCTGTGGGTTTATTAAGCTCGGGAATCCCTGCAGGACTTGGAGCTGGGTATGGCCTGCAAGACAGCTCGATTACATCAACTAGTTTTgtatcccaaacccaatcaggAGCTAGCGGTCTTGGATTTGGTAATGGCATTAATTCAGGCATTCATGGTTATTATCCTGGATCAGGATTCGGTGGAGCAAATGTTCAATTTGCCAACGTTGGTCCGCTAGGCAGGCCCAGTTTGGAGTATCATGTCCCTGGTTTTTCTGTAAGTTTGAGAAGCAATAAGCCAACCGCAAGCAAGAACACAGAACTGAGAAATAAGCCacctaaatag
- the LOC136026864 gene encoding uncharacterized protein LOC136026864 isoform X29 produces the protein MHEYNQIQCSKSNKMNKFVVLSLVATVISAEFAPRFRREDFKLAFGEEDKNSGLPLLHEEADEKWKTPTRRRREELNKRQEELKAEEADEKYRPGYQSGFGNGLQSGFGNGLQSGFGNGLQSGYGNGLLNNYYTGIGQTGLGYGGLSSGYGNGFNQGFGYGYQPGSGFGGANGQYSNLSPLYRPSQNYNSYGLNVDLRKKEAKNRNLESPAGDTTESTRHRRKAPKGKAIEGAISFPKELGKEKQGYEGYGGQGQGQQGEFSGSQNGFEQNSAQGGQGGYEQGGQGGYEQGGQGGFGQGGQGGQGGFGQGEQGGQSGYGQGGQGGFGQGGEGEQGGFEQGGQGGYGQGGQGGQGEQGGFGQGGQGEQGGFGQGGQGGYGQGGQGGQGGYEQGGQGGQGGQGGYEQGGQSGYEQGGQGGQGGYEQGGQGGQGGFGQDGQGEQGGFGQGGQGGQGGQGGFGQGGQGEQGGFGQGGYEQGGHGGYEQNGQGGQGGQGGFGQGRYEQGGQGSYEQGGQGEQGGYGQGGQGSFGQDSEQGGEGGSQGGQSGAEGLGQEGIGGGTGQSIGLGVQGGYGGFSPELGGLGQGSALVGSYSGGLFDGGLGSTGILNSPLTNSFQSNIDPVGLLSSGIPAGLGAGYGLQDSSITSTSFVSQTQSGASGLGFGNGINSGIHGYYPGSGFGGANVQFANVGPLGRPSLEYHVPGFSVSLRSNKPTASKNTELRNKPPK, from the exons CACCCACAAGAAGACGCCGAGAAGAACTAAATAAAAGACAAGAAGAGCTCAAAGCAGAAGAAGCAGATGAAAAATATCGCC CGGGCTACCAAAGTGGATTTGGAAATGGACTCCAAAGTGGATTTGGAAATGGACTCCAAAGTGGATTTGGAAATGGACTCCAAAGTGGATATGGAAATGGACTCctaaataattattatactGGGATTGGGCAAACCGGTCTTGGCTATGGTGGCCTTTCTAGTGGGTATGGCAATGGCTTTAACCAAGGTTTTGGCTACGGTTACCAGCCTGGATCTGGATTTGGAGGAGCAAATGGACAGTATAGCAACCTAAGTCCTCTTTATAGACCCTCTCAGAACTATAACTCATATGGTTTAAATGTTGATTTAAGGAAGAAAGAAGCAAAAAACAGAAACCTCGAATCACCTGCTGGGGATACCACAGAAA GCACTCGTCACCGAAGAAAAGCACCAAAGGGAAAAGCGATCGAAGGAGCGATTTCCTTTCCAAAGGAGCTTGGAAAGGAGAAACAAG GTTATGAAGGATATGGAGGCCAAGGTCAAGGTCAACAAGGAGAGTTTAGTGGTTCACAAAACGGGTTTGAACAAAACAGTGCACAAGGTGGCCAAGGTGGCTACGAGCAAGGTGGACAAGGCGGTTATGAACAAGGTGGGCAAGGTGGTTTTGGACAAGGTGGACAAGGGGGGCAAGGTGGTTTTGGGCAAGGTGAACAAGGTGGGCAAAGTGGCTACGGACAAGGGGGGCAAGGTGGTTTTGGACAAGGTGGGGAAGGTGAACAAGGTGGTTTTGAACAAGGTGGGCAAGGTGGCTACGGACAAGGTGGACAAGGGGGGCAAGGTGAACAAGGTGGTTTTGGACAAGGTGGGCAAG GTGAACAAGGTGGTTTTGGACAAGGTGGGCAAGGTGGCTACGGACAAGGTGGTCAAGGCGGGCAAG GTGGCTACGAACAAGGTGGGCAAGGTGGACAAGGCGGGCAAGGTGGTTATGAACAAGGTGGGCAAAGTGGGTATGAACAAGGTGGACAAGGTGGCCAAGGTGGTTACGAACAAGGTGGACAAGGGGGGCAAGGCGGTTTTGGACAAGATGGGCAAGGTGAACAAGGTGGTTTTGGACAAGGTGGGCAAGGTGGACAAGGGGGGCAAGGTGGTTTTGGACAAGGTGGGCAAGGTGAACAAGGTGGTTTTGGACAAGGTGGTTATGAACAAGGTGGACACGGTGGTTATGAACAAAATGGGCAAGGTGGACAAGGGGGGCAGGGTGGTTTTGGACAAGGTCGCTACGAACAAGGTGGGCAAGGTAGTTATGAGCAAGGTGGGCAAGGTGAACAAGGTGGTTATGGACAAGGTGGGCAAGGTAGTTTTGGACAAGACAGCGAACAAGGCGGGGAAGGTGGTTCACAAGGCGGTCAATCAGGTGCGGAAGGATTGGGACAAGAAGGAATCGGTGGAGGAACAGGACAAAGTATCGGATTAGGAGTACAGGGTGGATATGGCGGTTTCAGTCCTGAATTGGGAGGTCTTGGGCAAGGCAGTGCTCTAGTTGGGAGTTATAGCGGAGGACTATTCGATGGAGGTCTTGGATCAACTGGCATCTTAAATTCACCATTGACGAATAGCTTTCAAAGTAACATCGATCCTGTGGGTTTATTAAGCTCGGGAATCCCTGCAGGACTTGGAGCTGGGTATGGCCTGCAAGACAGCTCGATTACATCAACTAGTTTTgtatcccaaacccaatcaggAGCTAGCGGTCTTGGATTTGGTAATGGCATTAATTCAGGCATTCATGGTTATTATCCTGGATCAGGATTCGGTGGAGCAAATGTTCAATTTGCCAACGTTGGTCCGCTAGGCAGGCCCAGTTTGGAGTATCATGTCCCTGGTTTTTCTGTAAGTTTGAGAAGCAATAAGCCAACCGCAAGCAAGAACACAGAACTGAGAAATAAGCCacctaaatag
- the LOC136026864 gene encoding uncharacterized protein LOC136026864 isoform X23, producing MHEYNQIQCSKSNKMNKFVVLSLVATVISAEFAPRFRREDFKLAFGEEDKNSGLPLLHEEADEKWKTPTRRRREELNKRQEELKAEEADEKYRPGYQSGFGNGLQSGFGNGLQSGFGNGLQSGYGNGLLNNYYTGIGQTGLGYGGLSSGYGNGFNQGFGYGYQPGSGFGGANGQYSNLSPLYRPSQNYNSYGLNVDLRKKEAKNRNLESPAGDTTESTRHRRKAPKGKAIEGAISFPKELGKEKQGYEGYGGQGQGQQGEFSGSQNGFEQNSAQGGQGGYEQGGQGGYEQGGQGGFGQGGQGGQGGFGQGEQGGQSGYGQGGQGGFGQGGEGEQGGFEQGGQGGYGQGGQGGQGEQGGFGQGGQGGYEQGGQGGQGGFGQGGQGEQGGFGQGGQGGYGQGGQGGQGGYEQGGQSGYEQGGQGGQGGYEQGGQGGQGGFGQDGQGEQGGFGQGGQGGQGGQGGFGQGGQGEQGGFGQGGYEQGGHGGYEQNGQGGQGGQGGFGQGRYEQGGQGSYEQGGQGEQGGYGQGGQGSFGQDSEQGGEGGSQGGQSGAEGLGQEGIGGGTGQSIGLGVQGGYGGFSPELGGLGQGSALVGSYSGGLFDGGLGSTGILNSPLTNSFQSNIDPVGLLSSGIPAGLGAGYGLQDSSITSTSFVSQTQSGASGLGFGNGINSGIHGYYPGSGFGGANVQFANVGPLGRPSLEYHVPGFSVSLRSNKPTASKNTELRNKPPK from the exons CACCCACAAGAAGACGCCGAGAAGAACTAAATAAAAGACAAGAAGAGCTCAAAGCAGAAGAAGCAGATGAAAAATATCGCC CGGGCTACCAAAGTGGATTTGGAAATGGACTCCAAAGTGGATTTGGAAATGGACTCCAAAGTGGATTTGGAAATGGACTCCAAAGTGGATATGGAAATGGACTCctaaataattattatactGGGATTGGGCAAACCGGTCTTGGCTATGGTGGCCTTTCTAGTGGGTATGGCAATGGCTTTAACCAAGGTTTTGGCTACGGTTACCAGCCTGGATCTGGATTTGGAGGAGCAAATGGACAGTATAGCAACCTAAGTCCTCTTTATAGACCCTCTCAGAACTATAACTCATATGGTTTAAATGTTGATTTAAGGAAGAAAGAAGCAAAAAACAGAAACCTCGAATCACCTGCTGGGGATACCACAGAAA GCACTCGTCACCGAAGAAAAGCACCAAAGGGAAAAGCGATCGAAGGAGCGATTTCCTTTCCAAAGGAGCTTGGAAAGGAGAAACAAG GTTATGAAGGATATGGAGGCCAAGGTCAAGGTCAACAAGGAGAGTTTAGTGGTTCACAAAACGGGTTTGAACAAAACAGTGCACAAGGTGGCCAAGGTGGCTACGAGCAAGGTGGACAAGGCGGTTATGAACAAGGTGGGCAAGGTGGTTTTGGACAAGGTGGACAAGGGGGGCAAGGTGGTTTTGGGCAAGGTGAACAAGGTGGGCAAAGTGGCTACGGACAAGGGGGGCAAGGTGGTTTTGGACAAGGTGGGGAAGGTGAACAAGGTGGTTTTGAACAAGGTGGGCAAGGTGGCTACGGACAAGGTGGACAAGGGGGGCAAGGTGAACAAGGTGGTTTTGGACAAGGTGGGCAAG GTGGTTACGAACAAGGTGGACAAGGGGGGCAAGGCGGTTTTGGACAAGGGGGGCAAGGTGAACAAGGTGGTTTTGGACAAGGTGGGCAAGGTGGCTACGGACAAG GTGGACAAGGCGGGCAAGGTGGTTATGAACAAGGTGGGCAAAGTGGGTATGAACAAGGTGGACAAGGTGGCCAAGGTGGTTACGAACAAGGTGGACAAGGGGGGCAAGGCGGTTTTGGACAAGATGGGCAAGGTGAACAAGGTGGTTTTGGACAAGGTGGGCAAGGTGGACAAGGGGGGCAAGGTGGTTTTGGACAAGGTGGGCAAGGTGAACAAGGTGGTTTTGGACAAGGTGGTTATGAACAAGGTGGACACGGTGGTTATGAACAAAATGGGCAAGGTGGACAAGGGGGGCAGGGTGGTTTTGGACAAGGTCGCTACGAACAAGGTGGGCAAGGTAGTTATGAGCAAGGTGGGCAAGGTGAACAAGGTGGTTATGGACAAGGTGGGCAAGGTAGTTTTGGACAAGACAGCGAACAAGGCGGGGAAGGTGGTTCACAAGGCGGTCAATCAGGTGCGGAAGGATTGGGACAAGAAGGAATCGGTGGAGGAACAGGACAAAGTATCGGATTAGGAGTACAGGGTGGATATGGCGGTTTCAGTCCTGAATTGGGAGGTCTTGGGCAAGGCAGTGCTCTAGTTGGGAGTTATAGCGGAGGACTATTCGATGGAGGTCTTGGATCAACTGGCATCTTAAATTCACCATTGACGAATAGCTTTCAAAGTAACATCGATCCTGTGGGTTTATTAAGCTCGGGAATCCCTGCAGGACTTGGAGCTGGGTATGGCCTGCAAGACAGCTCGATTACATCAACTAGTTTTgtatcccaaacccaatcaggAGCTAGCGGTCTTGGATTTGGTAATGGCATTAATTCAGGCATTCATGGTTATTATCCTGGATCAGGATTCGGTGGAGCAAATGTTCAATTTGCCAACGTTGGTCCGCTAGGCAGGCCCAGTTTGGAGTATCATGTCCCTGGTTTTTCTGTAAGTTTGAGAAGCAATAAGCCAACCGCAAGCAAGAACACAGAACTGAGAAATAAGCCacctaaatag
- the LOC136026864 gene encoding uncharacterized protein LOC136026864 isoform X22 — MHEYNQIQCSKSNKMNKFVVLSLVATVISAEFAPRFRREDFKLAFGEEDKNSGLPLLHEEADEKWKTPTRRRREELNKRQEELKAEEADEKYRPGYQSGFGNGLQSGFGNGLQSGFGNGLQSGYGNGLLNNYYTGIGQTGLGYGGLSSGYGNGFNQGFGYGYQPGSGFGGANGQYSNLSPLYRPSQNYNSYGLNVDLRKKEAKNRNLESPAGDTTESTRHRRKAPKGKAIEGAISFPKELGKEKQGYEGYGGQGQGQQGEFSGSQNGFEQNSAQGGQGGYEQGGQGGYEQGGQGGFGQGGQGGQGGFGQGEQGGQSGYGQGGQGGFGQGGEGEQGGFEQGGQGGYGQGGQGGQGEQGGFGQGGQGGYEQGGQGGQGGFGQGGQGEQGGFGQGGYEQGGQGGQGGQGGYEQGGQSGYEQGGQGGQGGYEQGGQGGQGGFGQDGQGEQGGFGQGGQGGQGGQGGFGQGGQGEQGGFGQGGYEQGGHGGYEQNGQGGQGGQGGFGQGRYEQGGQGSYEQGGQGEQGGYGQGGQGSFGQDSEQGGEGGSQGGQSGAEGLGQEGIGGGTGQSIGLGVQGGYGGFSPELGGLGQGSALVGSYSGGLFDGGLGSTGILNSPLTNSFQSNIDPVGLLSSGIPAGLGAGYGLQDSSITSTSFVSQTQSGASGLGFGNGINSGIHGYYPGSGFGGANVQFANVGPLGRPSLEYHVPGFSVSLRSNKPTASKNTELRNKPPK; from the exons CACCCACAAGAAGACGCCGAGAAGAACTAAATAAAAGACAAGAAGAGCTCAAAGCAGAAGAAGCAGATGAAAAATATCGCC CGGGCTACCAAAGTGGATTTGGAAATGGACTCCAAAGTGGATTTGGAAATGGACTCCAAAGTGGATTTGGAAATGGACTCCAAAGTGGATATGGAAATGGACTCctaaataattattatactGGGATTGGGCAAACCGGTCTTGGCTATGGTGGCCTTTCTAGTGGGTATGGCAATGGCTTTAACCAAGGTTTTGGCTACGGTTACCAGCCTGGATCTGGATTTGGAGGAGCAAATGGACAGTATAGCAACCTAAGTCCTCTTTATAGACCCTCTCAGAACTATAACTCATATGGTTTAAATGTTGATTTAAGGAAGAAAGAAGCAAAAAACAGAAACCTCGAATCACCTGCTGGGGATACCACAGAAA GCACTCGTCACCGAAGAAAAGCACCAAAGGGAAAAGCGATCGAAGGAGCGATTTCCTTTCCAAAGGAGCTTGGAAAGGAGAAACAAG GTTATGAAGGATATGGAGGCCAAGGTCAAGGTCAACAAGGAGAGTTTAGTGGTTCACAAAACGGGTTTGAACAAAACAGTGCACAAGGTGGCCAAGGTGGCTACGAGCAAGGTGGACAAGGCGGTTATGAACAAGGTGGGCAAGGTGGTTTTGGACAAGGTGGACAAGGGGGGCAAGGTGGTTTTGGGCAAGGTGAACAAGGTGGGCAAAGTGGCTACGGACAAGGGGGGCAAGGTGGTTTTGGACAAGGTGGGGAAGGTGAACAAGGTGGTTTTGAACAAGGTGGGCAAGGTGGCTACGGACAAGGTGGACAAGGGGGGCAAGGTGAACAAGGTGGTTTTGGACAAGGTGGGCAAG GTGGTTACGAACAAGGTGGACAAGGGGGGCAAGGCGGTTTTGGACAAGGGGGGCAAGGTGAACAAGGTGGTTTTGGACAAG GTGGCTACGAACAAGGTGGGCAAGGTGGACAAGGCGGGCAAGGTGGTTATGAACAAGGTGGGCAAAGTGGGTATGAACAAGGTGGACAAGGTGGCCAAGGTGGTTACGAACAAGGTGGACAAGGGGGGCAAGGCGGTTTTGGACAAGATGGGCAAGGTGAACAAGGTGGTTTTGGACAAGGTGGGCAAGGTGGACAAGGGGGGCAAGGTGGTTTTGGACAAGGTGGGCAAGGTGAACAAGGTGGTTTTGGACAAGGTGGTTATGAACAAGGTGGACACGGTGGTTATGAACAAAATGGGCAAGGTGGACAAGGGGGGCAGGGTGGTTTTGGACAAGGTCGCTACGAACAAGGTGGGCAAGGTAGTTATGAGCAAGGTGGGCAAGGTGAACAAGGTGGTTATGGACAAGGTGGGCAAGGTAGTTTTGGACAAGACAGCGAACAAGGCGGGGAAGGTGGTTCACAAGGCGGTCAATCAGGTGCGGAAGGATTGGGACAAGAAGGAATCGGTGGAGGAACAGGACAAAGTATCGGATTAGGAGTACAGGGTGGATATGGCGGTTTCAGTCCTGAATTGGGAGGTCTTGGGCAAGGCAGTGCTCTAGTTGGGAGTTATAGCGGAGGACTATTCGATGGAGGTCTTGGATCAACTGGCATCTTAAATTCACCATTGACGAATAGCTTTCAAAGTAACATCGATCCTGTGGGTTTATTAAGCTCGGGAATCCCTGCAGGACTTGGAGCTGGGTATGGCCTGCAAGACAGCTCGATTACATCAACTAGTTTTgtatcccaaacccaatcaggAGCTAGCGGTCTTGGATTTGGTAATGGCATTAATTCAGGCATTCATGGTTATTATCCTGGATCAGGATTCGGTGGAGCAAATGTTCAATTTGCCAACGTTGGTCCGCTAGGCAGGCCCAGTTTGGAGTATCATGTCCCTGGTTTTTCTGTAAGTTTGAGAAGCAATAAGCCAACCGCAAGCAAGAACACAGAACTGAGAAATAAGCCacctaaatag